A single window of Martelella sp. NC20 DNA harbors:
- a CDS encoding fumarylacetoacetate hydrolase family protein, with protein MKLGMINHQGRPALVAEKDGRPVLLSELYASAGLGDAPRSMLDLIEDGRLAEVRDAFDKGTAAPLDEATLDWLPPQPRPTKVLGVAFNNMGIRKSAHRDPGVPNFFLKAPSCLTGHNKPVIMEEHFGETIPELELAAVIGKRCRKISVEEAKDAIFGFTITNDVTSHGLKFGLDSIATTREKELIRPHHLAWRNRKGEDDNDVYFVYHTRSKATDTFGPMGPWITTADAVSNPDALEVKGWFDGEPFAVDSTASYRFKVAEVIAEASRYFTLEPGDIICFGTSAKGVGNFPNGHRSVNMHKLSGVIDIEIEGLGRLSNPVVHDWK; from the coding sequence ATCATCAGGGACGCCCGGCGCTGGTCGCCGAGAAGGACGGCAGGCCCGTGCTTCTGTCCGAACTCTATGCCAGCGCCGGCCTCGGCGATGCGCCCCGTTCGATGCTCGATCTGATCGAGGATGGCAGGCTGGCGGAAGTGCGTGACGCCTTCGACAAGGGCACCGCCGCGCCGCTCGATGAGGCCACGCTCGACTGGCTGCCGCCGCAGCCGCGCCCGACCAAGGTGCTCGGCGTTGCCTTCAACAATATGGGCATCCGCAAATCCGCGCATCGCGATCCGGGCGTCCCGAATTTCTTCCTGAAGGCGCCGTCGTGCCTGACCGGCCACAACAAGCCGGTGATCATGGAAGAGCATTTCGGCGAGACCATTCCGGAACTGGAGCTTGCCGCCGTGATCGGCAAGCGCTGCCGGAAAATCTCCGTGGAGGAAGCCAAGGACGCGATCTTCGGCTTCACCATCACCAATGACGTCACCTCGCATGGCCTGAAATTCGGCCTCGATTCGATCGCCACCACGCGCGAGAAGGAGCTGATCCGCCCGCATCATCTGGCATGGCGCAACCGCAAGGGCGAGGACGACAACGACGTCTATTTCGTCTACCACACCCGCTCCAAGGCGACCGACACGTTCGGCCCGATGGGACCGTGGATCACCACCGCCGACGCGGTTTCAAACCCTGACGCGCTGGAGGTCAAGGGCTGGTTCGACGGCGAGCCGTTCGCGGTCGATTCGACGGCGAGCTACCGTTTCAAGGTCGCGGAGGTGATCGCGGAGGCGAGCCGCTATTTCACGCTGGAGCCCGGCGACATCATCTGCTTCGGCACCTCGGCCAAGGGCGTCGGCAACTTCCCCAATGGCCATCGTTCGGTCAATATGCACAAGCTTTCGGGCGTGATCGATATCGAGATCGAGGGTCTCGGCAGATTGTCGAACCCCGTCGTGCACGACTGGAAATGA